The following DNA comes from Xyrauchen texanus isolate HMW12.3.18 chromosome 21, RBS_HiC_50CHRs, whole genome shotgun sequence.
AAAAGCAATTGGGTTTTGATAGCTATGAGTTATGGGAAAATGTTTTTGGAAAACGCTGAAAAAACTAACAATCAAAGTCtatctttacatttttcttttcctttagcAATAATAAACCACAACACTAACATATAACTTATTCTGAGTTTAACCATTAATTTCTCAGTGTTACTGCAGTCAGCAATTTAAGTATAACAGAGAAGAGCACAGTTAACCTTTGACAACTTCCTCTTTCATCCAGTAATGCCTCCTTTAAACTTTTACAACGTAACTTCAGTGGTTAAACAATGTTCAGAAATGCACTGACATATTCTTGTTCTTTGTTGCAGAAGCCAAGTGAAATATGTTTCTGTGATTTTTTATTCTTGGGCATGTTGGGCATGTGACTGAAATTGCTTGTCACATTCTTGACTGTATTGTAAAAAAGCAGTCATGTGTTTGAGTGTCATTTCTTAATTCAGTGCCAGTGGGGGCAAAAACCATTTCATTACATGTTCAGTTTCTCAAAtgtacttaaaggtgaagtgtgaagtttttttgctgtttaaaatgctttctccagtagaagttttgttttgttcagaAACAACGATCAGTTGGATTCAtaggatagtccacccaaaaagtgtaaaaaccgaggctctgtttgtttgagcataccTACCAGCCTGACAGTAACAATGGCTAAACCAATGGCATGACTTATGGGTGGGACAATCAGTTTTTCAGCTAAAAGCATTACTGCAAATGTTCAAAGACTACCATGTGAATACAATTGACCATATCAATTGGCCTGAGTATTATACAGTTtaggcaagagggataaaaactaCATTACATTCCAATCTTCAGTTTACTATATTatgaagataataataataataataaaacttattATGTTATTCTCGTCCTGTTTTAGGTCACATACCCAGTAAGAGTGTTCTTTCTTCTTGGGATTGAGACTCTGATTGTGACTAATGCTTCTGGGGGACTAAATCCCAAGTTTAAAGTGGGTGACATCATGTTAATCAAAGACCATATCAACATGCCGGGCTTTGCAGGTCAAAATCCCTTGTGTGGTCGAAATGAGGACAGGTGAATTAGTTGTGTATTAagagtttaaatatattattcaaaattgtaatcatattgtatttatatttgagGTCATGTTTTGTTGTTACCATTATGTTAAAAATAACTGAATGACCTACAGAATTTGAAAATGTAAGCAGAAAATGTAAGGAATGGATTAAActtatttgtaattaaatattttatttttatttgaaaaatatatgtatttttttactgataggagaaacagtttttttttataatttagtttatGTTTCTGCTTTCAGCTTTTGAATATCATCTAGAAAAGAATAGATCTTCAAGTATTTGTCATATGTTTCTGTAGATTTGGAGTGCGCTTTCCCTGCATGTCTGATGCATATGATAGAGACTTGGCACAACTGGCCAGGAAGATTGCAGAACAACTGGGCTGTGCCTCCTTCCTCCAGGAGGGCATTTACTGCATGTTGGCTGGACCCTCTTATGAGACGATTGCTGAATGTCGAGTTCTCCAGATGCTTGGGGCGGATGCTGTAGGTATGTACAATAAAACACTTTCTATGGAATACTGTCACTTGTGAGCAAGACAAAATGCATGTATTATAAGTTAAAGCTGAGATTGATAAAAGAatcacaaatatttataaaaatttatattgaaaaaaaataacttGTGAGATCTAATTCATTCTTATTTTGCAagtttttgcacacagtttttctaagTAAATCTTAATGGTATATAATCTActttatgacataatattgattaaagtgagtaCATTTATCTTAAACATTTCAGTAAATTCTGTAATTTTTACttacaaatattttgtacatAGTACTTAAACtaagtaaaatttaaataatcatctAATTATAACGTCACaatttaaattttctttaataacATTTGTTTTATCATATACTACATGATATATGGAAGCCTCCCACAGGGAAACTTTATGCATGCTATGTAGTCTATAAGACAGCATCACCCTGCATTACCAGTGATAGAAATTAGATCTAGAGCCGCACacgcagacctcaacacttggtgcacaagACACCGTAGCAGTGAcaatcaacaaatacatttttgatcacGAACgggtaattttgagtagaaaatgaacttaagcctgcacaaaacaagaagttaccaaacataacaacaaaattaacactaAAAACGGCATGAATAAACTTGCAAACAATGGatccatgcaagctcattaattattcaagcccagtaAATGCTGGGAACACCTGCTTTGAAAAGTAAAATGGActttatttaccagtgaaatttactcaaattagcaaataaattacatttaataaattacaatatacattttcaaaattgcaaacaatcataaaaacaatcataaatatttaattataagctAGCGCTTGAGCTTGTTTGAatatagaatttacttaatattgttAAGTTCATTCTGAAACtaacaacagtattttaatgtagaatgcacttaatcttttctgctatatttacttaacaaaatagtttttttatagtGTAGTTTTTATAGAAATATTGTATTAAAGGGAAATTTCACtcaaaaaaattagatttttgtcattatttactcaccctcatgttattccaatgTTATACGTTATTAGACCTTCTTTGTTCTGCTtagcacaaaaggagaaattctgaagaTCTGAATTTATTCTCCtttgtactgcagaagaaagaaagtcatttgggtttggaattatatgagggtgaggaaataatgacagaattctcatttttgggtgaaatatcagtTTAACCTTAAAAATATTACTAATTAATTCAAAAATAGGGCTGTTTGACAGTTCATTTGGGTTGATAGTTTCTTTGTGTCTACACTCTAGGCATGAGTACCGTTCCAGAGGTGGTGGTCGCTCGACATTGTGGGTTGCGTGTGTTTGGACTCTCCCTGATTACCAACAAGGTAGTGACTGATTATGACAGCAAAGAGAGGGCTAATCATGAAGAGGTGCTGGAAACCACCCGTATGCGGACTGAAGATCTGCAAAGGCTAGTCAGTCAATTGGTGACAAATATGTAATGCAACATTTTGCTACAATTAGCAAGTAAAATAATGTTGGGGCTGCTCTTTATAATCTTCAGCATGGTTTCATATTTTGACATGAGCAGCTTAACAATATAGAATGACAATGCAACCTAATTCTCATGTATCTAATTCAGGGAAAGAGTAACTTTATGGACATTCCAGTGCCTCAAGACTCTCCCAAGTCTAACTTTAGGCTAGGTTCATTTTGTGAAGAGCTCATATCCTTTCAGGAATTAATATTAAGAACAACTGAAATTAATCAGCGTTACAGTCAGTACTCTTTGTCTGTATTGAAGAGTTAAAGACAGACATGCTGTTCATCAAAAAGGGCAAAAAATTTATAAAGTTGTATGAAAGTGAATATATTATTTACTGAATTTGCATAAAATACTAAATTAGGTGGATAATTACAATTTGACAACAAATGATCAATTAATATATTGGTGgatgtaattaaatgttttatctttttatttttatagactAAATATTTGTCTAAATGTTTCCAAAGATATAAacagagtatttttttattattttttctgcaATTACAAGTGAAAATATCTTTGTTCAGTTTAAAGAtactttacagattttttttaattttggaatTGGATATATtttagtattaatattatattgaGGCATACAGAACAACAAATAAATTACAACATAAATGTTGTTTGGTggtgaatacatttttgaaaacatttgtgtTCCTTTCCTTTCTCCATTTTGAGATCTTTTGCattttcttgtttgttgttgttgttgttatgagaaCCACACTGCATTGAATATAACAATGTATCATGTGTTAATAGAGGGCCATTGTGATGATAAGTTTTAGTCACAGTCAATGGTCCATGGTTATGTTTTCTGCAGTCCATACATTGTGTGTAGGTCAGTAAGTAAAAGAGAGAGGTAAAaggttgtgcacacacacacacactggaataCACACATCATTTTAATCACTACATTATTGATATATCTTAATGATCCACCACTGAAGTagagattaaatgaaatatttagcCATATCAAGCTTGCGGCAAATCTCTCACCAAGCAAAAACGTAATGTAAGGGGAAACATGTTTTGCAATCTGCAGAATGTCATACTGTATACCTCGCAAGCTATGGTATAGAACATGTCACTGCTAAAGAGTAGCAAGCTTTGAAGTCATTTATGATCACCCCATGGCTCGGTCCTAAAACGTTGTCTATATTTCAGATTGCAATAATAAGTGGacatttgtgtgtttgagagagaacatatatttgtttgtgaaacacacacatacgttTTTTGGTAGAAAAGTTATTTTAGAGGAAGGAGGGCGATCTTTCCTTCTCcgatgatgacagaacttttagATCAATCTGTTATTTAGATGCTACAACACAGACTTCCACAAAATATTTATGCATACCCAGTTGTGCTGAGTCTGCCCAGAGTAGCACTTTTCAGAAACATCACATTCCCTGTGTGCCATTAGTGAGTGGGTTACTGTTATTCAGTTAGTGACAGGCCATTCCCTGAAATATTCAAGGGTTTGAGCACAGGGTGTCTGCAGCGGTTACTACTTCCATGTGATGGTTTTCTAGAGGAACAGCTTTCAAGTCAGAAAAATATAATGGTGGTATACTGAACATTGtgtattatgtaaataaataataattcccaAAACTCTCACTCTCATGTGATATATGGTGACAGAAATTTAAAGAAATTGTTGTCacacaattaaacattttgtcatcatttacataccctcaccctcatgctgttccgaCCCCATATTAtttcctttcttccatgaaacacaacaaGAATTTAGGTAGAATGTCAGAGGTGCTCTTTTGcatgcaatgcaagtggatggtgagtTACTGTCCAGctcaaaagagaacaaagaacccACCATATCATAAATGTACATGcaactacagtggcaagaaaaagtatgtgaaccatttggaattagctggttttctgaattaattggtcataaaatgttatctcatcttcatcaaagtcacaagtatagacaaacacattgtgcttaaactaacaacacatacaaaattataatctttaatgtctttactgaacacgtcccattaaacattaaacattcacagttctgtgaaaaagtaagtgaacccttggatttaatcaTTGGCTGAACCTCCTTTGGCAAGAAGGGATTTCCTTACAGAACAGTTTCAGCTCAgctatattcttaggatgtctgttgtgaacagctctcttgaggtgattccacagcatctctattgagttaaggtctgggctctgactgggcaactccaaaaggtggattttctatTTTTGGAGCCATTCTGCAGCAGACgcggcgtcagccgattttgccagggcttcagccccgaatgttttgagtgttgccctgaatgtattttgaaaagttgactgacaaatatgaaaccgcacaatagcctatgtaaacccccgaaatcataagttgtcttatttcattgtgctttggctttgcgcATAcggcatacagcctgtaaaaatagacataggtcttatAAATactctagcctatagaataagtttctttgctgtcggtagcctatgggctactccgtttcttccactctgttgaatatgcagcaggtaggggaggagttgaCATCAACCAACGtatggcgagttaacagcagttagcaggaaagacagcaaaaatgaagcaaatgaggctttgggtaagaattcacttttttttttttggtccttaaagtctgaagatcatcatctggctggctttcacccacagtagtagggtgaccatacgtcctctttttcccggacatttttcggaccttaaaaaaacATCCGGCCGGGATTTATAcatttgcgaaaatgtccgggattcggctgTAGTTGCTTTATGATTTGTATCTGGTCTAATGCTTTATTGTGGGTGTGCAcatgtttgcattgctttaacccctctttgtaagtcccgccttctcacacaacaattggtcgattataagaggcttgcagcaactattggccaaattcctgcctgtcaatctctccgcgaacgCACTAAGTGCTGTTGTGTTCGGAattaaacagttgcttgacagtagcaggaAATGACAGAGTGGAAACAATGCATAAAGAAAAGttcaaatttacagaagatttgcacaaaaaattcccatgcttccgtccaggtcgagatccgttaggaagcagaatgtatgacgtaaagatggcacttatgtgttagttgctaataaaggtgcaagtgatttagaagcacacattagctctgcgaagcataaagggtcagcaaaaggtaaaagttcatcaggtaaattaacggactactttttctGACCAGATaaaattatcacattgcttcattcccatggccattcaaaataataggaatagtaaatgaaggtacactaatggcatcaattattttattttagtacatggacattcaaaagaatgttggaaattgttatttatttatatacatgttagatgtcatattatgctaattgagtgtctttttcactgtattaaagtttgcattcattgtaacactgtttatcaggtgttgttttctctaaagaaaaccaataagcattaacataaaatgtgtgACTTGTGCTgcagactgaggagccagcagcagcagctgtgccagaatcaggcatggaaactgctaacaattaatcagtcactttactttagagaaagttaaaagtgaaacattgtttatcccaatgctcctaatgaaaggattttgacagatgaacattgagaattatatacaattcaatgccatggtgtgtcaatgaacttagactaaagtgattcatgtattgctttatcttaggatcttatacatcattttgactatttatgtaaaaaaatataaattatttatattaaatattttttacctcagtttactcactataatataactcttttgtgatgactttatggtaatgtacatgaaaattcaagaatcatgatagatcttagggcaatcccactgatctgctcttcccaatacattttcttcaatggtattggtctacaatttgaaatatgtggCACTTGGTGAATTAGTTAAACTCACAAACAGAGATGTTagccagttccaatgattccttcaagtccttacctgtcactctagggttctttgtTTCCACTGGCAggctgtgcatttaaagtctatgCCTTCTGTGTGATTCATGCTATTAAGAAAACACTGTTTCActatgaataagacaccctatgcctttgtgcattacagtatacattatgttgcagctaattaataatatgaattgacattttaaaaacacaaccacgcatgaaagccagaacttgaaatgacaattAATGCTCAAGACAGCCTCATTTTAACTGCagaatgactgttttgtgaaatgaaca
Coding sequences within:
- the pnp6 gene encoding purine nucleoside phosphorylase 6 produces the protein MSTSNECSYSYEDYKETADWLFAHTDIRPKVAIICGSGLGGLADMLDNKTVFPYDKIPRFPYSTVQGHKGQLVFGELNGKQCVCMQGRFHFYEGYNIAMVTYPVRVFFLLGIETLIVTNASGGLNPKFKVGDIMLIKDHINMPGFAGQNPLCGRNEDRFGVRFPCMSDAYDRDLAQLARKIAEQLGCASFLQEGIYCMLAGPSYETIAECRVLQMLGADAVGMSTVPEVVVARHCGLRVFGLSLITNKVVTDYDSKERANHEEVLETTRMRTEDLQRLVSQLVTNM